The following are encoded in a window of candidate division KSB1 bacterium genomic DNA:
- a CDS encoding glucose-6-phosphate isomerase: MTEPIKLNLSLLGPFVTEERLEALQPKLAQVHASLLNKTCAGADFLGWLDLPWKMESELERIKSLAQEIRSRADHLVCIGIGGSYLGTRAAVEFLCDPFLGNSFLLYAGQNLSADAHASLIDYILDKQVYLNVISKSGTTTEPAIAFRLISQALAKKYSVDELKKRIITTTDKRRGVLRKLSDQQEYRSFVIEDDIGGRFSVLSPVGLLPIAAAGYDVEALLAGARDMATLCRASADVSKNPAAAYAAARYLLHQEGKKVEVLSFFEPSLFFLGEWWKQLFGESEGKDHTGLFPATANLTTDLHSLGQYLQEGERILFESFMTVSARRTLTIPHFEDDGDGLNFVAGKSLDEVNEQAYLGTRFAHAEGNLPNLTISLARRDEYTLGALFYFFEFAVAMSGLLLGVNPFDQPGVEAYKKNMFALLGKPGFEEQKKLLLSKFFGEA; the protein is encoded by the coding sequence ATGACAGAACCGATCAAATTGAATCTCTCATTACTGGGACCCTTCGTTACGGAAGAGCGTCTTGAGGCGTTGCAGCCGAAATTGGCGCAAGTGCACGCTTCATTATTGAACAAAACCTGTGCCGGCGCGGATTTTCTCGGCTGGCTCGACCTGCCGTGGAAGATGGAAAGCGAACTGGAACGCATCAAATCCCTGGCCCAAGAGATACGCAGCCGCGCCGATCATTTGGTCTGCATCGGCATCGGCGGCAGCTATTTGGGCACTCGCGCCGCCGTCGAATTTCTCTGCGATCCGTTTCTCGGCAATTCCTTTCTGCTCTACGCCGGACAAAATTTGAGCGCCGACGCGCACGCTTCGCTGATCGACTATATCTTGGATAAGCAGGTGTATCTCAATGTGATATCGAAATCCGGCACAACCACCGAGCCGGCCATTGCGTTTCGCCTCATCAGCCAGGCATTGGCCAAAAAATATTCCGTAGACGAGCTGAAAAAGCGCATCATCACCACGACCGACAAACGACGCGGCGTGCTTCGAAAGCTGAGCGATCAGCAGGAATACCGCTCCTTTGTCATCGAAGACGACATCGGCGGCCGCTTTTCTGTGTTAAGTCCCGTGGGACTGTTGCCCATCGCTGCAGCGGGTTATGACGTTGAGGCCTTGCTTGCCGGTGCGCGCGACATGGCAACGCTCTGTCGAGCCTCGGCCGATGTTTCCAAAAACCCGGCCGCAGCCTATGCCGCCGCCCGCTATCTGCTGCATCAAGAAGGCAAAAAGGTCGAGGTGCTCTCGTTTTTTGAACCTTCTCTCTTTTTCCTCGGCGAGTGGTGGAAACAGCTGTTCGGCGAGAGCGAAGGCAAAGACCACACCGGTCTCTTTCCGGCAACGGCCAACCTGACGACCGATCTGCACTCCCTCGGCCAATATCTTCAGGAAGGCGAGCGAATACTCTTCGAGTCCTTTATGACCGTTTCAGCCCGCAGGACATTGACCATCCCGCATTTCGAGGACGACGGAGACGGCCTCAACTTTGTCGCCGGCAAATCGCTCGACGAGGTCAACGAACAGGCTTATCTGGGTACACGTTTTGCTCACGCCGAAGGCAACCTGCCGAACCTGACCATCTCTTTGGCCAGGCGCGATGAATACACCTTGGGAGCTTTGTTCTACTTTTTCGAATTTGCGGTCGCCATGAGCGGTCTCCTGCTCGGCGTCAATCCGTTCGATCAGCCCGGCGTCGAAGCCTACAAGAAAAACATGTTCGCCCTGTTGGGAAAACCGGGCTTTGAAGAACAAAAGAAACTGCTGCTGTCCAAGTTTTTCGGGGAAGCCTGA
- a CDS encoding response regulator, with amino-acid sequence MANILVVDDEPDFLEQMPAIMSRWGHKTFTATDGFQALEIFERESIDLILSDVRMPNMDGIQLLHKIQDIDKRCPVILLTGYPADETAIQAMHSGAEDYLVKPINYDELRIRIEKSLQRKAHMDSIPFLRGLNWALALSIPFWLIIGFLLAKLLR; translated from the coding sequence ATGGCAAACATTTTGGTTGTCGACGACGAACCGGATTTCCTCGAGCAGATGCCCGCCATCATGAGCCGATGGGGGCACAAAACCTTTACCGCAACCGACGGATTTCAAGCGCTCGAAATCTTTGAACGCGAGTCGATCGACCTGATCCTTTCCGACGTACGCATGCCGAACATGGACGGCATTCAACTGCTGCATAAAATCCAGGACATCGATAAGCGGTGTCCGGTTATCTTGTTGACGGGTTATCCCGCTGACGAAACGGCCATTCAAGCCATGCACAGCGGCGCCGAGGACTATTTGGTCAAACCGATCAATTATGACGAGCTGCGTATCCGCATCGAGAAGAGCCTGCAGCGCAAGGCGCACATGGATTCGATCCCGTTTCTGCGCGGCTTGAACTGGGCTTTGGCGCTTTCGATCCCGTTCTGGCTGATCATCGGTTTTCTTTTAGCCAAACTTTTACGGTGA
- a CDS encoding radical SAM protein has translation MRTIVKLARLALKNPELARNKMRTTWSTRLRALWDYHFRNGSAAPPNAVCIRLSNACNLRCRMCGQPREGHAPGDPKYAPPEFFRQRTSLEVYERLLDELAPARPNLYLWGGEPFLYPQLFDLVRTAKSRRFTVQINTNGLLLRRHAKEIVESGLDDLIVSIDGPEEIHDRVRGRQGVFAEVKAGLAAVIAEKKARNASKPLIRIRGTISPESFATVSLLPAIAAELGADSLNFNWTWFTTKETGTAHQRLMHQLFGIKAVSWQPFESGVIFDPERRGKYEGIRQELEKLYSSDLPLPVSLSPALETDQVETYYENIHETFGHRTCLSIYVKSYILPNGDVTPCPDFPDYICGNIHEQSFLDIWNGEKYRRWRQEIKHRGLFPVCYRCCDLFLSDVKFL, from the coding sequence ATGCGCACCATTGTAAAGCTCGCACGGCTGGCTCTCAAGAATCCCGAGTTGGCGCGCAACAAGATGCGCACGACTTGGAGCACTCGGCTGCGGGCATTATGGGATTATCACTTCCGCAACGGCAGCGCGGCGCCGCCCAATGCCGTCTGCATTAGATTGAGCAATGCCTGCAATTTGCGCTGCCGCATGTGCGGACAGCCGCGCGAAGGTCATGCTCCCGGCGACCCCAAATATGCGCCGCCCGAGTTTTTCCGTCAGCGAACCTCTCTTGAAGTTTATGAACGGCTCCTCGACGAGCTGGCGCCGGCGCGTCCCAACCTCTATCTCTGGGGCGGCGAGCCGTTCCTGTATCCGCAGCTGTTCGACCTGGTTCGGACGGCAAAATCGCGCCGGTTTACGGTGCAGATCAACACCAACGGCCTGCTGCTGCGCCGTCACGCTAAAGAAATCGTGGAAAGCGGTCTGGACGATCTCATCGTTTCGATTGACGGACCGGAAGAAATCCACGATCGAGTGCGCGGCAGACAGGGCGTCTTTGCTGAAGTGAAGGCCGGATTGGCGGCTGTCATTGCCGAAAAGAAAGCGCGGAACGCGTCCAAGCCGCTGATACGGATTCGCGGCACCATCAGTCCCGAGAGCTTTGCAACGGTATCGCTCCTGCCCGCAATCGCCGCCGAGCTTGGCGCCGACAGTCTCAACTTTAACTGGACTTGGTTTACCACCAAAGAGACCGGCACGGCGCATCAGCGCCTGATGCATCAGCTGTTCGGCATCAAAGCAGTGTCCTGGCAGCCCTTCGAAAGCGGCGTCATTTTCGATCCCGAGCGCCGCGGCAAGTACGAGGGGATTCGTCAGGAGCTCGAAAAGCTTTACAGCTCCGATCTGCCTTTGCCGGTCTCGCTGTCTCCGGCGCTCGAGACGGATCAGGTGGAGACCTATTATGAGAACATACACGAAACCTTTGGTCACCGTACCTGCCTGTCGATCTATGTCAAGTCGTACATCCTGCCGAACGGCGACGTGACGCCTTGTCCGGATTTTCCCGATTATATTTGCGGCAACATTCACGAGCAGTCCTTTTTGGACATTTGGAACGGCGAAAAATACCGTCGTTGGCGGCAGGAGATAAAGCACCGAGGCCTGTTTCCCGTTTGTTACCGCTGCTGCGATTTGTTTTTGTCCGATGTTAAATTTCTATAG